A single window of bacterium DNA harbors:
- a CDS encoding AAA family ATPase yields MRTSRRELRGDASPCVVRPDLDAGAAEALGQSLARLFAAAGRETDAPKSATPIALAQRVREALTELAGLTDATGLGSESLGEVERLQNALLRSSVDVLLDRIEEGKIRDLPHRLRWSEDLANPDGVVQQRHGPTSFRDIAEIVARLAADLTARHAGQRAEQILAAFALAADDFSLFRVIDFYERHQACRLAVEAAREPTDGSPDARGFGLAAVATGRRLLLPPIVIATTGPVASGKSTIAHALARRVGAPRVVADRVRDILLETPEGLSERECHEAYWQRAFAPGFEDRVYRAVVHRAEHVLASGRPVVLDACMPTRARRREIDRLAAAHGVPLWFVECQPDPAVLRTRLAERNTRDGCSDAAWEAIARDLAGRWQPWTDAERGRHLRLDTGQPVEQCLEATRAALPGWPERFPD; encoded by the coding sequence ATGAGAACATCGCGCCGAGAGCTTCGGGGGGATGCTTCCCCGTGCGTCGTTCGGCCCGACCTGGATGCAGGGGCGGCCGAGGCACTCGGTCAATCGTTGGCCCGGCTCTTCGCCGCGGCGGGGCGCGAGACGGACGCCCCGAAGAGCGCCACCCCGATTGCCCTCGCCCAACGTGTCCGAGAGGCGCTCACTGAACTCGCCGGGTTGACCGACGCAACGGGCCTCGGATCGGAATCACTCGGAGAGGTCGAGCGGCTCCAGAATGCGCTCCTACGCTCTTCGGTGGATGTGCTGTTGGATCGAATCGAAGAGGGAAAGATCCGGGATCTGCCGCACCGCCTGCGCTGGTCGGAGGATCTCGCGAATCCCGACGGCGTGGTCCAGCAACGCCACGGGCCGACCTCCTTTCGCGACATCGCCGAAATCGTCGCTCGTCTGGCCGCCGACCTGACGGCAAGGCATGCAGGCCAACGTGCCGAACAGATCCTGGCAGCCTTTGCCCTCGCAGCAGATGATTTCAGCCTGTTCCGGGTGATCGATTTCTATGAGCGCCATCAGGCCTGTCGGCTCGCCGTCGAGGCAGCCCGGGAGCCCACGGACGGCAGCCCCGACGCCCGAGGCTTCGGTCTCGCAGCCGTTGCAACCGGAAGACGTCTGCTCCTCCCGCCGATCGTCATCGCGACCACAGGCCCGGTGGCGAGCGGCAAGAGCACGATCGCCCACGCCCTCGCCCGGCGCGTTGGTGCTCCGCGTGTCGTCGCCGACAGGGTGCGTGACATACTCCTCGAAACGCCTGAGGGCCTGAGCGAACGTGAATGCCACGAGGCGTATTGGCAGCGTGCCTTCGCACCGGGTTTCGAGGATCGCGTCTACCGGGCGGTGGTGCATCGCGCCGAACACGTCCTCGCCTCCGGTCGACCGGTCGTCCTCGACGCCTGCATGCCCACTCGCGCCCGTCGTCGCGAGATCGATCGGCTTGCTGCGGCCCATGGCGTGCCCCTGTGGTTCGTCGAGTGCCAACCGGACCCGGCGGTGCTACGAACACGCCTCGCCGAACGGAACACTCGGGATGGATGCAGCGACGCGGCCTGGGAAGCCATTGCTCGGGATCTGGCTGGCCGCTGGCAACCCTGGACCGACGCAGAACGCGGCCGACACCTTCGCCTCGACACCGGCCAACCCGTCGAGCAATGCCTCGAAGCCACCCGAGCCGCTCTTCCCGGCTGGCCTGAACGGTTCCCGGATTGA